A genome region from Pseudomonadota bacterium includes the following:
- the tuf gene encoding elongation factor Tu (EF-Tu; promotes GTP-dependent binding of aminoacyl-tRNA to the A-site of ribosomes during protein biosynthesis; when the tRNA anticodon matches the mRNA codon, GTP hydrolysis results; the inactive EF-Tu-GDP leaves the ribosome and release of GDP is promoted by elongation factor Ts; many prokaryotes have two copies of the gene encoding EF-Tu): MAKAKFERTKPHVNIGTIGHVDHGKTTLTAAITKVLALKGQSH; encoded by the coding sequence ATGGCGAAGGCGAAATTTGAACGAACCAAGCCCCATGTAAATATCGGCACGATTGGTCATGTAGACCACGGCAAAACCACTCTGACTGCAGCCATTACCAAGGTTCTGGCTCTCAAGGGACAGTCGCAT
- the fusA gene encoding elongation factor G, with protein MARQYSLLKCRNIGIMAHIDAGKTTTTERVLFYTGISHRLGEVHDGTATMDWMEQEQERGITITSAATTCFWKEHRINIIDTPGHVDFTIEVERSLRVLDGVVAVFCAVGGVEAQSETVWRQAVKYQVPRVAFVNKMDRIGADFDRVVNMMRSRLGARPLVLQLPLGEGDSFTGVIDLIAEKAVYFDQSSLGTEYEVRAVPGDMLSRATGYRNRLIEELADLDDDFALRYLEGEKIKADDIKQQVRRATLLLLGTPILCGAAFRNIGVQPLLDAVVNFLPSPVEVRRIVARKLDKDESVVVEISDQSQPTALVFKILTDPHVGQLAYLRLYSGVVESGMQLYNSSRRQYEKIGRLLKMHANKREEVRKIYAGDIVAVIGLRHSATGDTLCLEKDAVLLESLEIPEPVIGVAIEPLSQSDQERLVQALDKLAAEDPTFKVNNDEESGQTIISGMGELHLEIIVDRLAREFKVNANVGKPQVAYRESITETIVCEGQFIRQEGCRSVFAQVGLRLEPDKKRDKGLVFCNQTVPAELPARFVEPVRLGIAEAMLSGPLFGYPMIGIKAILESGNWHENESNELAFKLAGARGFNENIKRTKPTILEPVMEVEVVVPGAFLGEIMSDIKMRRGRIQGVENRLGEMQVVSAFVPLAEMFGYSTEIRSRSQGRATFSMQFNGYEAVASEIVRRRIDCSNLYN; from the coding sequence GTGGCACGTCAGTACTCTCTATTAAAGTGCCGTAATATAGGCATCATGGCTCATATTGATGCCGGCAAGACAACCACCACTGAAAGAGTTTTATTTTATACCGGTATTTCGCATCGTCTGGGAGAGGTTCATGATGGAACCGCGACCATGGACTGGATGGAGCAGGAACAGGAACGAGGAATTACTATTACCTCGGCGGCTACAACCTGCTTTTGGAAAGAACACCGGATAAATATTATCGATACTCCGGGCCATGTTGATTTTACGATCGAAGTAGAACGGTCGTTGCGGGTCTTAGATGGAGTAGTCGCTGTTTTTTGCGCGGTTGGCGGAGTTGAAGCGCAGTCTGAGACCGTTTGGCGTCAGGCCGTTAAGTACCAGGTTCCACGGGTCGCTTTTGTCAATAAGATGGATCGCATCGGTGCCGATTTTGATCGGGTCGTCAATATGATGCGAAGCAGGCTCGGGGCCAGGCCCTTGGTTTTGCAGTTACCTCTGGGTGAAGGTGATAGCTTTACCGGAGTAATAGATCTAATAGCCGAAAAGGCTGTTTATTTCGATCAAAGTTCTTTGGGAACCGAATACGAAGTGCGCGCTGTGCCGGGGGACATGTTGTCCCGGGCGACAGGGTATCGCAACAGATTGATTGAAGAGCTTGCAGATCTTGATGATGACTTCGCCTTGCGTTATCTCGAAGGTGAAAAAATCAAGGCTGATGATATAAAACAGCAAGTTCGTAGGGCAACCTTGCTTTTGCTAGGGACACCGATTCTGTGTGGGGCTGCATTCAGGAATATAGGGGTTCAGCCTCTGCTTGACGCAGTGGTCAACTTTCTACCTTCTCCTGTTGAAGTTAGAAGAATTGTCGCCCGGAAACTGGATAAAGATGAATCAGTTGTGGTAGAAATCAGTGATCAATCGCAGCCGACGGCTTTGGTATTCAAAATCTTAACTGACCCGCATGTCGGGCAGCTGGCCTATCTGCGCCTGTACTCGGGAGTTGTTGAAAGTGGTATGCAACTCTATAACAGCAGTCGCAGGCAATATGAAAAAATCGGCCGGCTCCTGAAGATGCATGCCAATAAAAGGGAAGAGGTCAGAAAGATTTATGCCGGGGATATCGTCGCCGTAATCGGCCTGAGGCATAGTGCCACAGGCGATACCCTGTGTCTGGAAAAAGACGCGGTTCTGCTCGAATCTCTGGAAATACCGGAACCGGTTATCGGAGTTGCTATCGAGCCCCTAAGCCAGAGTGATCAGGAACGTTTAGTCCAGGCTCTGGATAAATTGGCTGCCGAAGATCCTACCTTCAAAGTCAACAACGACGAAGAAAGCGGGCAGACTATAATTTCAGGTATGGGCGAGCTTCATCTTGAAATAATAGTGGATCGACTGGCTCGCGAGTTCAAAGTTAATGCCAATGTCGGCAAGCCTCAGGTTGCCTACCGCGAATCTATCACCGAAACCATTGTATGTGAGGGGCAGTTTATCCGTCAGGAGGGCTGCCGGTCAGTTTTTGCTCAGGTCGGCCTTCGACTTGAACCGGATAAAAAACGTGACAAAGGTTTGGTTTTTTGTAACCAGACAGTGCCTGCAGAGCTCCCGGCGAGATTTGTCGAGCCCGTTCGGCTTGGCATTGCAGAAGCTATGCTGTCAGGACCTCTGTTTGGCTACCCGATGATCGGTATCAAAGCCATCCTGGAAAGTGGAAACTGGCATGAAAATGAATCGAATGAGCTTGCTTTTAAACTGGCTGGAGCTCGAGGCTTCAACGAAAACATTAAGCGGACAAAGCCAACGATACTTGAACCGGTAATGGAAGTTGAAGTGGTTGTGCCGGGTGCGTTTTTAGGCGAAATTATGAGTGATATCAAGATGCGCCGCGGCCGTATTCAGGGGGTAGAAAATCGCCTCGGGGAAATGCAGGTAGTCAGCGCATTCGTTCCCTTGGCGGAAATGTTCGGATATTCGACCGAGATAAGATCACGTAGTCAGGGAAGAGCAACATTCAGCATGCAATTTAACGGCTATGAAGCGGTTGCCTCTGAGATAGTTCGGCGCCGAATAGATTGCTCAAACTTATACAATTAA
- a CDS encoding 30S ribosomal protein S7: MARKREIEKRKVNPDPRYHDRQVAKFVNGLMLDGKKSVALGIFYEAMDLIGDRVEEEPLAIFKSALENVKPLVEVKSRRVGGATYQVPVEVMPDRKMALAIRWLVGYSRSRGEKSMAQKLAAELLDAASKRGSAVKKREDTHKMAEANKAFAHYRW, from the coding sequence ATGGCCAGAAAAAGAGAGATAGAGAAACGTAAAGTCAATCCAGATCCCAGATATCATGATCGCCAGGTAGCCAAGTTTGTTAATGGGCTGATGCTTGACGGTAAGAAAAGCGTGGCCCTGGGAATCTTTTACGAGGCGATGGACTTGATCGGGGATCGGGTTGAAGAAGAGCCTCTAGCAATCTTTAAAAGCGCATTGGAAAATGTCAAGCCATTGGTTGAAGTCAAATCACGTCGCGTGGGTGGGGCGACGTATCAGGTTCCGGTTGAGGTTATGCCTGATCGTAAAATGGCGCTTGCTATCCGCTGGTTGGTTGGCTACTCTCGTTCGCGGGGAGAGAAAAGTATGGCTCAGAAATTGGCCGCTGAGTTGCTCGATGCGGCAAGCAAGCGTGGCTCGGCGGTTAAAAAGCGCGAAGACACGCACAAGATGGCCGAGGCCAATAAGGCTTTTGCTCATTACCGTTGGTAA